ACTGCCCTTGGCAGACTCACCGGATCCCTTTTGGATCTTCGCGGCCTTGGTGATCAACACCGACGCCGGAGGCGTCTTGGTGATGAAGGTGAAGCTGCGGTCTTCAAAGACCGAAATCTCCACCGGAATCACATAACCGGCCTTGTCCTGCGTCCGAGCGTTGTACTCCTTGCAGAACATCATGATGTTCACACCGTGCTGACCGAGGGCAGGGCCCACCGGCGGCGCGGGGTTTGCTTTGCCGGCATCTAGGGCCAGCTTGATCACAGCTACGACTTTCTTGGCCATCGGCTGGGTGGTTTGGACAGCTGCGGATCACCAGACCCTCGGGTCGGGTGCGGCGGAATGGTTGCCCACTCCTGAGGCCGCCCTCCGCAGGGAGACGGCCGCCGCATGGATCAGTTCTGCTTGCTGATCTGAGAAAACTCCAGTTCAACCGGCGTCTCTCGACCAAAGATGGAGAGCAGGGCCTTGAGCTTGTTGCGCTCGCCGGACACCTCGATCACCTCTCCCTGGAAATCCTTGAACGGACCCGCCGTCACCAAAATGTGATCGCCTTCGGTCAGATCCACCTTGACGACGGTCTTCTTCTCAGCCGCCCGCTTGAAGATGCGATCAACCTCAGACCGACTAAGGGGACGTGGCTTGATGTGACCACGGG
The Synechococcus sp. PROS-U-1 DNA segment above includes these coding regions:
- the rplK gene encoding 50S ribosomal protein L11 — encoded protein: MAKKVVAVIKLALDAGKANPAPPVGPALGQHGVNIMMFCKEYNARTQDKAGYVIPVEISVFEDRSFTFITKTPPASVLITKAAKIQKGSGESAKGSVGSISRAQLEEIAKTKLPDLNCTSVESAMRIIEGTARNMGVSISD